The following proteins are encoded in a genomic region of Polynucleobacter paludilacus:
- the greA gene encoding transcription elongation factor GreA, with protein MSTIPITKRGAELLKEELHRLKHIERPSVINAISEARAQGDLSENAEYDAAKEKQGFIEGRIQELESKLSAAQVIDPASLDVNGRVVFGATVDLEDLEDGTQFTYQIVGDDEADIASNLISISSPIARALISKEEGDVVAVQAPGGNREVEILAIRYI; from the coding sequence ATGAGCACAATTCCCATTACTAAGCGTGGTGCAGAACTTCTGAAAGAGGAGTTACATCGCCTCAAACATATTGAGCGTCCTTCCGTCATCAATGCAATCTCTGAAGCGCGCGCACAAGGCGACCTCTCTGAGAATGCTGAATATGATGCAGCCAAAGAAAAGCAGGGCTTCATTGAGGGGCGCATTCAAGAATTAGAAAGCAAGTTGTCTGCTGCTCAAGTGATTGATCCTGCTTCATTAGATGTCAACGGTCGAGTAGTCTTTGGTGCAACAGTTGATCTTGAAGATTTAGAAGACGGCACTCAATTTACTTATCAAATTGTGGGCGACGATGAGGCTGATATCGCTAGTAACTTGATTTCGATCAGCTCACCAATCGCGCGTGCACTCATTAGTAAAGAAGAGGGCGATGTGGTTGCAGTGCAAGCTCCTGGTGGAAATCGGGAAGTTGAAATCTTGGCGATTCGATATATCTAA
- the carB gene encoding carbamoyl-phosphate synthase large subunit: MPKRSDIKSILIIGAGPIVIGQACEFDYSGAQACKALRDEGYKVILVNSNPATIMTDPEMADVTYIEPITWEVVERIIATEKPDAILPTMGGQTALNCALDLHRHGVLEKYGCELIGASPEAIDKAEDRQKFKEAMTKIGLGSAKSGIAHSLDEAHEVQQRIQQETGSAGFPVVIRPSFTMGGSGGGIAYNREEFEEICKRGLDLSPTHELLIEESLLGWKEFEMEVVRDRADNCIIVCSIENLDPMGVHTGDSITVAPAQTLTDKEYQIMRNASIAVLREIGVDTGGSNVQFSINPADGRMIVIEMNPRVSRSSALASKATGFPIAKIAAKLAVGYTLDELKNDITGGATPASFEPSIDYVVTKIPRFAFEKFPQADSRLTTQMKSVGEVMAIGRTFQESFQKALRGLEVGVDGLDEVSTDLDDIIQEIGEPGPDRIWYLADAFRMGMGLDEIYAETKVDPWFLEQIEELITMETELKQRKIDSLSAAELRFVKQKGFSDRRLAKLLGVDASSIRSARHRLKVTPVYKRVDTCAAEFATNTAYMYSTYEAEHGECESNPTNRDKIMVLGGGPNRIGQGIEFDYCCVHAALAMRDDGFETIMVNCNPETVSTDYDTSDRLYFEPLTLEDVLEIVAKEKPKGVIVQYGGQTPLKLALDLEKNGVPIIGTSPDMIDAAEDRERFQKLLQDLGLRQPPNRTARAEDEALKLAEEIGYPLVVRPSYVLGGRAMEIVHDGRDLERYMREAVKVSNDSPVLLDRFLNDAIECDVDCISDGKRVFIGGVMEHIEQAGVHSGDSACSLPPYSLSEETVSEIKRQTAAMAKGLNVVGLMNVQFAIQNVNGLDVIYVLEVNPRASRTVPFVSKATGLQLAKIAARCMVGQSLDQQGIEAEVKPPYFSVKEAVFPFNKFPGIDPILGPEMRSTGEVMGVGKTFGEALFKSQLGAGTKLPKTGTVALTVKDSDKAKAVEVAKLLHQLGFPMVATKGTAAAIEAAGLPVRVVNKVKDGRPHIVDLIKNGEISLVFTTVDETRAAIADSRSIRTSAQAQGITYYTTISAARAVMDGLLASQHGGNESLEVYSLQNLHLLLN, translated from the coding sequence AACGATGGGTGGTCAAACCGCATTGAACTGTGCACTGGATTTACATCGCCACGGTGTATTAGAAAAATACGGCTGTGAATTGATTGGCGCTTCACCTGAGGCAATTGATAAGGCAGAAGATCGTCAAAAGTTCAAAGAGGCGATGACCAAAATTGGTCTAGGCTCTGCCAAGTCTGGGATTGCCCATTCGCTAGATGAAGCTCATGAAGTACAGCAACGCATTCAACAAGAAACTGGTAGCGCCGGTTTCCCGGTAGTGATCCGTCCATCATTCACCATGGGTGGATCAGGCGGTGGTATTGCTTATAACCGCGAAGAGTTTGAAGAAATCTGCAAACGCGGTTTAGATCTCTCACCGACCCACGAACTGCTGATTGAAGAGTCGCTCTTGGGTTGGAAAGAATTTGAGATGGAAGTGGTGCGAGATCGTGCTGATAACTGCATCATTGTTTGCTCGATTGAAAACTTAGATCCGATGGGCGTTCATACCGGTGACTCGATTACGGTCGCACCTGCTCAAACCTTGACCGATAAAGAATATCAAATCATGCGTAATGCATCGATTGCGGTCTTGCGCGAGATCGGCGTAGATACTGGCGGTTCAAACGTGCAGTTCTCGATTAACCCAGCTGATGGGCGCATGATTGTGATTGAGATGAACCCACGGGTATCTCGCTCATCTGCATTGGCTTCTAAAGCGACTGGTTTCCCAATCGCGAAGATTGCTGCCAAGTTGGCAGTCGGATACACCTTAGATGAACTCAAGAATGACATCACAGGTGGTGCAACACCTGCATCCTTCGAGCCGTCAATCGACTATGTCGTGACCAAGATTCCTCGCTTTGCTTTTGAGAAGTTCCCGCAAGCAGATTCACGTTTAACTACTCAGATGAAATCCGTTGGTGAAGTGATGGCGATTGGCCGCACCTTCCAAGAGTCCTTCCAAAAAGCCCTACGTGGTCTTGAGGTGGGGGTAGATGGTTTAGATGAAGTGTCTACTGATTTAGACGACATCATTCAAGAAATTGGTGAGCCTGGCCCTGATCGTATTTGGTATTTGGCTGATGCCTTCCGGATGGGAATGGGTTTAGATGAGATCTACGCTGAAACTAAAGTCGATCCTTGGTTCTTAGAGCAAATTGAAGAGCTCATTACCATGGAGACTGAGCTTAAGCAGCGCAAGATCGATAGCCTGTCAGCAGCAGAACTGCGTTTTGTAAAGCAGAAGGGATTCTCGGATCGCAGACTCGCTAAATTACTCGGCGTCGATGCATCATCCATTCGCTCTGCACGTCATCGTCTCAAAGTCACCCCTGTTTATAAGCGGGTAGATACGTGCGCAGCAGAATTCGCTACTAATACTGCTTATATGTATTCCACCTATGAAGCTGAGCATGGTGAGTGCGAGTCAAATCCAACGAATCGTGACAAGATCATGGTGCTCGGTGGTGGACCCAATCGCATCGGTCAGGGTATTGAGTTTGACTACTGCTGCGTCCATGCTGCGCTGGCCATGCGTGACGATGGTTTTGAAACCATCATGGTGAACTGTAATCCAGAAACTGTTTCTACTGACTATGACACTTCTGATCGTCTCTACTTTGAGCCATTGACGCTTGAAGATGTTTTAGAGATTGTCGCTAAAGAGAAGCCTAAGGGCGTCATCGTCCAGTATGGTGGTCAAACCCCCTTGAAGTTGGCATTGGATCTTGAGAAGAATGGTGTGCCTATTATTGGTACTTCGCCTGACATGATTGATGCGGCTGAAGATCGTGAGCGTTTCCAGAAACTTCTGCAAGATTTGGGCTTACGTCAACCACCTAACCGCACCGCACGCGCTGAAGATGAGGCACTCAAGCTCGCTGAAGAAATTGGCTATCCATTGGTAGTTCGTCCTTCTTATGTTTTGGGTGGTCGTGCAATGGAAATCGTGCACGATGGCAGAGATCTCGAACGCTATATGCGTGAAGCTGTCAAAGTATCTAATGATTCTCCTGTGCTTTTAGATCGCTTCTTGAATGACGCGATTGAGTGTGATGTGGATTGCATCAGCGACGGTAAGCGGGTATTTATCGGCGGAGTGATGGAGCATATTGAGCAGGCTGGAGTTCACTCTGGTGACTCTGCATGTTCCTTGCCACCGTATTCTCTCTCTGAGGAAACTGTAAGTGAGATCAAGCGTCAAACTGCTGCGATGGCAAAAGGTTTGAATGTAGTTGGTCTAATGAACGTCCAGTTTGCGATTCAGAATGTCAATGGTCTGGATGTGATTTATGTGCTTGAAGTTAATCCCCGCGCCTCCCGGACCGTTCCTTTTGTCTCTAAAGCTACTGGCTTGCAGCTGGCTAAGATTGCTGCCCGTTGCATGGTGGGGCAATCACTCGACCAGCAGGGTATTGAGGCTGAAGTGAAGCCACCGTATTTCTCTGTCAAGGAAGCCGTTTTCCCATTCAATAAATTTCCTGGCATTGATCCAATCTTGGGGCCAGAGATGCGCTCCACAGGTGAGGTTATGGGTGTCGGTAAAACCTTTGGTGAGGCGCTCTTCAAATCTCAACTGGGTGCTGGAACGAAGTTGCCTAAGACGGGCACGGTTGCTCTGACTGTCAAGGATAGTGACAAGGCGAAGGCAGTTGAAGTCGCTAAGTTATTACATCAACTGGGCTTCCCAATGGTTGCTACCAAAGGCACCGCAGCAGCAATTGAAGCGGCTGGATTGCCTGTTCGAGTAGTGAATAAAGTAAAAGATGGTCGTCCACATATTGTGGATTTGATTAAGAACGGTGAAATCTCCCTGGTATTTACTACAGTGGATGAAACCCGGGCTGCCATTGCGGATTCACGTTCGATTCGGACCAGTGCTCAGGCGCAAGGGATTACCTACTACACCACGATTAGTGCTGCGCGTGCGGTGATGGATGGTTTGCTTGCATCTCAGCATGGCGGAAATGAGTCGCTTGAGGTGTACTCTTTACAGAATTTACATCTACTGCTGAATTAA